AGGAGATATGTGCCTCAAAAGCTGAGAAGAGAGATAGATAGAACATAGAAAGGTAGAGAGTGGGGAAAAAAAGGAcatgagagagagagaaagagagaggaggGTGGGGGGAGTATCAAGAAAGGAGAGGCTTTGCATCCAAGCGTGCTCCCCGTGAAGCAACCCTCCCCTCCGGTCAGCGTCCCTGTTGACCGAACCCGCAACGGAACGGAAACGGAGTGGTGGAACCGAACCCGCGCTCGGCGCTTCCCCTTCCTCGCCCACCCCACGCCACGACGCGACGACCATGTTGTGCAGTTGTGCTCCTCTCCTTGCCTGCCTTGGGCTTCCTATCCTATACTATATATAACTGTCCTCCTCCGGCACCTTCGCCATAACAGATACAGGCAccccctcctctcctctcctctcctctctctccctctcatcaCCAAAGAACTGCAACTAGGAACGGTTCGCCACAAAAAAAGAACGTACGGCTATGAAGACGAGGCGCGGTGCCTGccacgcggcggcggcggccacggCGCCGGGCGAGGGGCCGGAGGCGCAACGCCGGAAGCGGCGCAGGACGGCGGCGGCCGAGGGGTCGCCAGCGGCGGCCGGCACTCCAGGTGTCCGCCCGGTGGGCAGAGACATGTTCGAAGAGCTGCCTGACGATCTCGTCGTCTCCATACTACGGGACGTCGCCGCGTCCGCCAGTTCGCCGGCCGATCTCGCCGGCGCCATGCTCACGTACGTCCAGTATATGTACAATATGTTGTGCCTGTTTTGTGCAAGGTGACGTGAGCCGGGAAGTCGACGGGCGATTGGAGTTGGAGTTGTAACCTCGACTTCTGTGCGTGCGCAGGTGCAAGAGGTTCAGGGAGCTCGGGCAGAGCAAGGTGGTGCTGGCGCGGGCGTCGCCGCGGTGCCTGGCGGTGCGCGCCAAGGCCTGGTCGGAGGAGGCGCACCGGTTCCTGCAGCGCTGCGCCGACGCGGGCAGCCTGGAAGCGTGCTACCTCCTTGGCATGGTAAGGACAGGAAGCTACAATCGTTGGACTTGTACAGAGGAGGAATCGTCTTTTGCCGTCCCGGCTAGCTAGGCGTTGCGTTGGATCGCGCTGACGGCGCTCGATGCATGGATGGATGCAGATTCGGTTCTACTGCCTGGGGATCcgcggctcgggcgcggcgctgatggcggcggcggcggtgggcgGGCACCGCGAGGCGCTCTACTCGCTGGCCGTGGTCCAGTTCAACGGCAGCGGCGGGGGCAAGGACGACCGCGACCTCCGCGCCGGAGCCGCGCTGTGCGCGCGCGCGGCGTCGCTGGGCCACGTGGGCGCGCTCCGCGAGCTGGGGCACTGCCTCCAGGACGGCTACGGCGTGCGGCG
This portion of the Zea mays cultivar B73 chromosome 2, Zm-B73-REFERENCE-NAM-5.0, whole genome shotgun sequence genome encodes:
- the LOC100192755 gene encoding F-box protein At1g67340 — its product is MKTRRGACHAAAAATAPGEGPEAQRRKRRRTAAAEGSPAAAGTPGVRPVGRDMFEELPDDLVVSILRDVAASASSPADLAGAMLTCKRFRELGQSKVVLARASPRCLAVRAKAWSEEAHRFLQRCADAGSLEACYLLGMIRFYCLGIRGSGAALMAAAAVGGHREALYSLAVVQFNGSGGGKDDRDLRAGAALCARAASLGHVGALRELGHCLQDGYGVRRSVLDGRRLLIQANARELAAVAASPPPQLLGKAAPHPTRRHSCLLSDFGCRAAAGEPHAANRFLADWFASRPLGTAAAVAAGGGSGSSPEEDGAGALRLCSQALCGRPETRRHEFRRCSVCGLVNYCSRACQALHWKMAHKAECTPMDRWLDVVGVGGGAAPQPHANADGAAAAPAP